The following proteins are encoded in a genomic region of Dermatophagoides farinae isolate YC_2012a chromosome 8, ASM2471394v1, whole genome shotgun sequence:
- the LOC124496037 gene encoding ABC transporter G family member 20 isoform X1 yields MILLMVVPLITVVIEFILRKNQFRINENHNNGLYHDDDDESYNYNHYICLSHLWTLVQKNFRQVYRNWSLLLFFILLPAIEMALIMLCIGRDIDHIPIAVYNGECPTPDLSQVFLDSFEPNAFVLYYFDSPKQAYDAAKSNQAAAVLQFNKRFSEALRSRFFSFGYINEDDNDNGNNGGDEQSTKSQQFSIWDESSVYVQLDMSNQLIGLQIQRQLLTAFLNFAQRLAVSMGLSNHTFKPPIAFGPPVYGIQQTSVAVVETFIAPGALIMIAFFATTIVSCHLLIHEIRQQLIERALIAGATTAEFLFSHILIQSCILMVQLFLVFVTAFYLFRMPYLGSLPLSISLICLQGLCGLMYGLMLSATCPDEIYATTLSIGTFFPSVIIGGIFWPVQSMPTVLQYVSQCLPSTQSIDALRFILLRDWDLRHSSVASAFIVSTIWLLIFLFCALTHFKRRV; encoded by the coding sequence ATGATTCTACTAATGGTGGTACCATTAATCACAGTAGTAATCGAATTCATCCTTCGAAAGAATCAATTTCGAATCAACGAAAATCACAACAATGGCTTATaccacgacgacgacgacgaatcttacaattataatcattacaTTTGTCTGTCTCATCTTTGGACATTggtacaaaaaaatttccgccAAGTTTATCGTAattggtcattattattatttttcatattattgCCGGCAATCGAAATGGCATTGATTATGTTATGTATCGGTCGAGATATTGATCATATACCGATAGCCGTATATAATGGTGAATGCCCTACACCAGATTTAAGTCAAGTTTTCTTGGATAGTTTCGAACCGAATGCATTTGTACTGTATTATTTTGATAGCCCAAAACAAGCATATGATGCAGCCAAAAGTAATCAAGCTGCAGCCGTTTTGCAATTCAATAAACGTTTCAGTGAAGCTTTAcgatcaagatttttttcctttggtTACATCAAcgaagatgataatgacaacggtaataatggtggtgatgaacaATCAACGAAATCACAACAATTCTCTATTTGGGATGAAAGCTCTGTTTACGTTCAATTGGACATGtccaatcaattgattgggCTACAAATTCAACGACAATTATTGACAGCATTCTTGAATTTTGCCCAACGTTTAGCCGTATCGATGGGTCTGAGTAATCATACATTCAAACCACCAATCGCATTTGGACCGCCGGTATATGGCATCCAGCAAACATCAGTTGCCGTTGTTGAAACATTCATAGCACCTGGTGCGTTGATCATGATTGCATTCTTTGCTACGACCATCGTGAGCTGCCATTTGCTCATACATGAAATTCgtcaacaattgattgaacgTGCATTGATTGCCGGTGCAACGACAGCTGAATTTCTCTTCAGTCACATACTCATACAATCATGCATATTGATGGTACAATTGTTTCTTGTATTCGTAACAGCATTCTATCTATTCCGTATGCCGTATTTGGgttcattaccattatcaatCAGTTTAATTTGCTTACAAGGCCTATGTGGTTTGATGTACGGCCTGATGTTATCGGCAACTTGTCCGGATGAGATTTATGCGACTACACTATCGATTGGTACATTCTTTCCTAGCGTTATAATTGGTGGAATATTTTGGCCAGTACAAAGTATGCCCACCGTCTTACAATACGTTAGTCAATGTTTACCATCCACGCAGTCAATCGACGCTTTAAGATTCATATTGCTTCGCGATTGGGATCTTCGTCATTCAAGTGTAGCATCGGCTTTTATTGTTTCAACCATTTGgttattgatatttttgttctgtGCTCTCACACATTTTAAACGACgtgtttga
- the LOC124496038 gene encoding uncharacterized protein LOC124496038, which yields MSDLSASSSSSSSSSSSTSSTENLKKLLMISKSDSSTTTKQLRPATTKPPGPAAGGFFEIHLPENWGTIRLWAEQQQVNDNGYDHYILRFNDPTQTSEPPKPLEGNQIVQERFGQDIKETNAVTVCSGNVEQTLEPLVRPQPKETVKIQWNEYSYDPFPETNKTITEQQQQQESVPDQHQSSRHFEETLRRRG from the coding sequence atgtccgatttatcagcatcatcatcatcgtcgtcgtcgtcatcatcatccacatcatcaacggaaaatctgaaaaaacttttgatgatttcaaaaaGTGATTCATCTACTACCACTAAGCAACTACgaccagcaacaacaaaaccacCAGGACCAGCTGCTGGTGGTTTTTTCGAGATACATTTGCCAGAAAATTGGGGCACAATTCGTCTATGGgccgaacaacaacaagttaatgataatggatatgatcattatatattACGTTTCAATGATCCAACACAGACATCTGAACCACCAAAACCATTGGAAGGTAATCAAATTGTACAAGAACGTTTTGGTCAAGATATTAAAGAAACAAATGCTGTTACTGTTTGCAGTGGTAATGTAGAACAAACCTTGGAACCATTAGTACGACCACAGCCAAAAGAAACTGttaaaattcaatggaatGAATATTCATATGATCCATTTcctgaaacaaacaaaacaattaccgaacaacagcaacagcaagaATCTGTTCCCGATCAACACCAATCCAGTAGACATTTTGAAGAAACGCTTAGAAGAAGGGGTTAA
- the LOC124496037 gene encoding ABC transporter G family member 23 isoform X2 has product MNKTILELNSITFRYDEKTFYFQNKCKNNVNDDKEMAAILDDVSLAVCQSEIYGLLGASGCGKTTLLRLILGQLSPSSGSIQVFGQEIDPNEQSPSHLCNIGYMPQDIVLYNEFSTFEMLQYFGRLYRMPNNECMKRIDQLLKLLELDVGTGGDVGHHHDCSHRNQLIKHLSGGQRRRVSLAIALLHDPRLLILDEPTVGVDPLLRESIWKHLKYLTSVKRRTVLLTTHYIEETRHANQIGFLRRGRLLVQDHPRRLLRRFRVDTMEAAFLKLCHYHDDQQQLLISRSPSIISSNVVVDNGDDDDDKKVAKKSQSIVNFIEIIGPPLDDQEKNHNLIMTTEHLTINDSTNGGTINHSSNRIHPSKESISNQRKSQQWLIPRRRRRILQL; this is encoded by the exons ATGAATAAGACAATTCTTGAGCTAAATTCCATAACATTTCGTTATGATGAGAAGACATTTTATTTCCAAAATAAATGCAAAAATAacgtgaatgatgataaggaAATGGCTGCCATATTGGATGATGTATCGTTGGCTGTTTGTCAATCAGAAATTTATGGCCTATTAGGTGCATCTGGATGTGGTAAAACTACACTGTTACGTTTGATTCTTGGTCAATTATCACCATCTTCTGGTTCTATACAAGTTTTTGGACAGGAAATCGATCCCAATGAACAATCACCATCACATCTTTGTAATATTGGATACATGCCTCAAGATATTGTTTTGTATAATGAATTCAGTACATTTGAAATGTTACAATATTTTGGTCGACTATATCGTATGCCTAACAATGAATGTATGAAACGTATCGATCAATTATTGAAACTTTTAGAATTGGATGTTGGTACTGGTGGTGATgtcggtcatcatcatgattgttCACATAGGAATCAGCTGATAAAACATTTAAGTGGTGGCCAGCGAAGACGTGTTTCATTGGCCATTGCTTTGTTACATGATCCTCGTTTGTTGATATTGGATGAACCAACCGTCGGTGTTGATCCATTATTACGCGAATCTATATGgaaacatttgaaatatttgacATCGGTCAAACGTCGAACTGTTTTACTTACCACTCATTACATTGAAGAGACACGTCATGCAAATCAAATTGGCTTCTTACGTCGTGGACGGTTACTTGTACAAGATCATCCTCGCCGTTTACTTCGACGATTCCGTGTGGATACGATGGAAGCTGCATTCCTCAAACTatgtcattatcatgatgatcaacagcAGCTACTTATCTCTCGATCACCTTCAATCATCAGTTCCAATGTCGTggttgataatggtgatgatgatgatgataaaaaggtggccaaaaaaagtcaatcaatcgtaaatttcattgaaattatcgGCCCACCACTAGATgatcaggaaaaaaaccacaattTAATTATGACTACG GAACATTTAACCATCAATGATTCTACTAATGGTGGTACCATTAATCACAGTAGTAATCGAATTCATCCTTCGAAAGAATCAATTTCGAATCAACGAAAATCACAACAATGGCTTATaccacgacgacgacgacgaatcttacaattataa